In the genome of Candidatus Nitrosotenuis sp. DW1, one region contains:
- a CDS encoding response regulator — protein sequence MQNAITAIVVDDDEDIVAVFCEYLETIGVKVVGKGHNGKKAVEMYQQKEPDVVFLDLMMPEYDGFYALENIRKTNPHSRIVLVTAHMTERDVTKMNGFNPTKIFFKPFDLDQVKKLVDELKERTTIVKPDKYHNALISFVIYDTLKKISESALNEVGNRLHAKHNCYFSDCLEHPEYLRDTLREIFGNGCQPIIDTINKELAEVAQQKQISNFLVVLND from the coding sequence ATGCAAAATGCCATTACTGCTATCGTAGTAGATGACGATGAGGATATCGTAGCAGTTTTTTGTGAATACCTGGAAACGATTGGCGTTAAAGTCGTTGGAAAAGGGCATAACGGCAAGAAAGCAGTAGAAATGTACCAACAAAAAGAGCCAGATGTTGTTTTTTTGGATCTGATGATGCCAGAATATGACGGATTTTACGCACTAGAAAACATCAGAAAAACAAATCCTCACTCAAGAATTGTCCTAGTAACGGCACACATGACAGAGAGAGATGTAACAAAAATGAATGGCTTTAATCCAACCAAGATTTTCTTCAAGCCTTTTGATCTTGACCAGGTGAAAAAACTAGTTGACGAGTTAAAGGAACGAACAACAATTGTAAAACCAGACAAATATCATAATGCACTCATCAGTTTTGTCATATATGACACCCTAAAGAAAATAAGCGAATCGGCATTAAACGAAGTCGGCAACAGATTACATGCAAAGCATAACTGCTATTTTTCTGACTGCCTTGAGCATCCAGAATACCTGCGCGACACCCTAAGGGAGATCTTTGGAAACGGCTGCCAGCCGATAATAGATACGATAAATAAAGAATTAGCGGAGGTTGCACAACAAAAACAAATCTCAAATTTCCTTGTGGTTTTAAATGACTAG